From the Clupea harengus chromosome 15, Ch_v2.0.2, whole genome shotgun sequence genome, one window contains:
- the cpsf3 gene encoding cleavage and polyadenylation specificity factor subunit 3, with the protein MAAKRKADVTVPAEESDQLLIRPLGAGQEVGRSCIILEFKGRKIMLDCGIHPGLEGMDALPYIDLIDPAEIDLLLISHFHLDHCGALPWFLQKTSFKGRTFMTHATKAIYRWLLSDYVKVSNISADDMLYTETDLEESMDKIETINFHEVKEVAGIKFWCYHAGHVLGAAMFMIEIAGVKILYTGDFSRQEDRHLMAAEIPSVKPDILITESTYGTHIHEKREEREARFCNTVHDIVNREGRCLIPVFALGRAQELLLILDEYWQNHPELHDIPIYYASSLAKKCMAVYQTYVNAMNDKIRKAININNPFVFKHISNLKSMDHFDDIGPSVVMASPGMMQSGLSRELFESWCTDKRNGVIIAGYCVEGTLAKHIMSEPEEITTMSGQKLQLKMSTDYISFSAHTDYQQTSEFIRALKPPHVILVHGEQNEMARLKAALIREYEDNDEVHIEVHNPRNTEAVTLNFRGEKLAKVMGCLADKKCAQGQRVSGILVKRNFSYHILAPSDLSNYTELAMSTVKQTQAIPFTGPYSLLVNQLRHLAGDVEEVEASEKTEKIEKTTLKIFKNITLLHEAGMVTLEWVANPLNDMYADAVTTVVLEVQSNPKAQKVMESKPEAVDVEEYQRRLEIMFQDMFGEDCVDFKDPKNLSVTVDGKTAYISLETRTVDYEEGSADDESIKEMVELAVQRLYDAMNPTM; encoded by the exons ATGGCAGCAAAACGCAAAGCCGATGTCACGGTGCCTGCAGAGGAGAGCGACCAGCTCCTTATAAGACCTCT tggGGCCGGTCAAGAAGTCGGCAGATCATGTATTATCTTGGAATTCAAGGGACGAAAGATTATG CTGGATTGTGGCATCCACCCTGGTTTGGAAGGCATGGATGCCCTCCCGtatattgatttgattgatcCAGCCGAGATCGATTTGCTTCTCATCAGTCA TTTTCACTTGGACCACTGTGGAGCTTTGCCCTGGTTCTTACAGAAGACAAGTTTCAAAGGACGGACCTTCATGACCCATGCAACCAAAGCCATTTATCGCTGGCTGCTGTCAGATTATGTCAAAGTCAG CAATATCTCTGCTGATGACATGCTCTATACGGAGACTGACCTGGAGGAGAGCATGGATAAGATTGAGACGATCAACTTCCATGAGGTGAAAGAAGTGGCTGGCATTAAGTTCTGGTGCTACCACGCAGGACACGTCCTGGGAGCCGCCATGTTCATGATTGAGATTGCTGGTGTGAAG atACTGTACACAGGGGATTTCTCTCGTCAGGAGGATCGGCATCTCATGGCCGCTGAGATTCCCAGCGTAAAGCCTGACATTCTCATTACA GAGTCCACATatggcacacacattcatgagaagagggaggagagggaggcccGCTTCTGCAACACGGTCCATGACATCGTCAACAGAGAAGGCCGTTGCCTCATCCCTGTCTTTGCCTTGGGTCGAGCCCAGGAGCTTCTGCTCATTCTGG ATGAGTATTGGCAGAACCATCCGGAGCTGCACGACATCCCCATCTACTACGCCTCGTCCCTGGCCAAGAAGTGCATGGCTGTTTACCAGACCTACGTCAACGCCATGAACGACAAGATCCGCAAGGCCATCAACATTAACAACCCCTTTGTCTTCAAACACATCAGCAACCTGAAA AGTATGGACCACTTTGATGACATCGGGCCCAGTGTGGTGATGGCCTCCCCCGGTATGATGCAGAGTGGCCTCTCCAGGGAGCTGTTTGAGAGCTGGTGCACGGACAAGAGGAACGGGGTCATCATAGCTGGCTACTGTGTGGAGGGAACGCTGGCGAAG CACATCATGTCGGAGCCGGAGGAGATCACCACCATGTCCGGACAGAAGCTCCAGCTGAAGATGTCCACGGACTACATCTCCTTCTCCGCTCACACGGACTATCAGCAGACCAGCGAGTTCATCCGGGCCCTCAAACCACCACACGTG atccTGGTCCACGGGGAGCAGAATGAGATGGCTCGTCTGAAAGCAGCTCTGATCAGAGAGTATGAAGATAACGACGAGGTCCACATCGAGGTCCACAACCCTCGCAACACAGAGGCAGTCACGCTGAACTTCAGGGGGGAGAAACTGGCCAAG GTGATGGGGTGCCTTGCTGATAAGAAGTGTGCACAGGGCCAACGTGTGTCTGGCATTCTGGTGAAACGCAACTTCAGCTACCACATCCTCGCCCCATCAGACCTGTCCA ACTACACAGAGCTGGCGATGAGCACGGTCAAACAGACCCAGGCCATCCCCTTCACCGGCCCCTACTCTCTCCTGGTCAACCAGCTGCGCCACCTGGCAG GAGATGTGGAGGAGGTCGAGGCGTCTGAGAAGACCGAGAAGATCGAGAAGACCACGCTCAAAATCTTCAAGAACATCACACTGTTGCATGAGGCTGGCATGGTGACGCTCGAG TGGGTGGCCAATCCTCTGAATGACATGTATGCTGATGCGGTGACCACAGTAGTGCTGGAGGTGCAGTCCAACCCCAAAGCACAGAAAG TGATGGAGAGCAAACCAGAGGCTGTGGACGTGGAAGAATACCAGAGGAGGCTGGAGATTATGTTCCA GGACATGTTTGGAGAAGACTGTGTGGACTTCAAGGATCCAAAGAACTTATCAGTGACTGTTGATGGAAAGACGGCCTATATTAGTCTGGAGACTCGG ACGGTGGATTACGAGGAGGGCAGTGCAGACGACGAGTCCATCAAGGAGATGGTGGAGCTGGCCGTCCAAAGGCTCTACGATGCCATGAACCCAACGATGtga
- the adam17b gene encoding disintegrin and metalloproteinase domain-containing protein 17, whose protein sequence is MGVFVCVVFYSLFMGVTARGDVGDHELGTLSSLLSDYEVLSMSSLKQHSVRKRDVQMHTHMERLLSFTALQRHFRLYLTSNTELFTADFRAVVMDENGNEELLEVQRQNFFTGHVIGEEHSRVQAHIDDNDFSAHILTHDAEYNIEPLWRFTAAPADDRLLVYRSEDIRNISRLANSKVCGYVSGSSRDLLPEGVQLPHSNADVEEEEHVRKTRQVHDHNVNTCPLLLVADHRFFKHMGRGEESTTLNYLIELIDRVDDIYRNTSWDEEFKGYGVQIHQIIINNKPTPVAAGELHFNMEGSPVKGKDVWDVKKLLEQFSRDIADNASQVCLAHLFTYQDFDEGTLGLAYVAPSKQGFPGGVCSDKCTPSSGDQKAIYLNTGLTSTKNYGKTILTKEADLVTTHELGHNFGAVHDPDDVPYCAPRDDQGGKYVMYPIAVSGDHSNNKLFSNCSKMSILKRLRAKAPSCFRVRNSSVCGNSRVEDGEECDPGLLHLSNDPCCTANCKLRPGKQCSDRNSACCKDCVYERKGKACQEPINATCKGMSYCTGNDSGCPPPENAPDETVCVDNGQCRSGDCIPFCVAFARLEPCACNETKSSCKVCCRIRNGLCTPYRDQKSHFLFLRKGKPCTVGFCDGNGKCMKQVQDVIERLWDFIEKLDINTFGKFLADNIVGSVIAFSLLIWIPLSILVHCVDRKLDQQYELKTKSLFYPSNAEILSSLDSASLHIFKPPPTFLSAAAPRFQASGPLQTSTPPALNPTPVLGPFIPAPETPRMATIQEDPSYDSPLDEQVLEEDFSSGSTAARSFEDLTRGSPASAVRSDKAKSFRLQRQARLNSKETVC, encoded by the exons atgggtgtttttgtttgtgttgtattttattCACTCTTTATGGGAGTGACTGCTCGAGGTGATGTTGGAGACCACGAACTAG GCACCCTTAGTTCCCTGCTGTCCGACTATGAGGTTCTGTCCATGTCGAGCCTCAAGCAACACTCGGTCCGAAAGCGAGATGTCCAGATGCACACCCATATGGAGAGGTTGCTCAGTTTCACGGCCCTGCAAAG GCACTTTAGGCTTTATCTGACAAGCAACACGGAGCTGTTTACTGCTGACTTCAGGGCTGTGGTTATGGATGAGAATGGGAATGAGGAACTTCTAGAAGTGCAGAGACAGAACTTCTTCACAGGGCATGTAATCG GGGAGGAGCACTCTCGAGTCCAGGCTCACATCGATGACAACGACTTCTCTGCCCATATCCTCACCCATGATGCTGAGTACAACATAGAG CCCCTGTGGAGGTTCACTGCAGCGCCGGCTGATGACCGGCTGCTGGTCTACCGCTCGGAGGACATCCGCAACATTAGCCGCCTTGCCAATTCCAAAGTATGTGGCTACGTCAGCGGTAGCTCCCGCGACCTCCTTCCAGAGGGAGTACAGCTTCCCCACAGCAATGCGGATGTAGAAGAGGAGG AACACGTTAGAAAAACACGGCAGGTGCACGACCACAATGTGAACACCTGTCCTCTACTGCTGGTGGCTGACCACCGCTTCTTCAAGCACATGGGTCGTGGGGAGGAGAGCACCACCCTCAACTACCTG ATTGAACTGATCGACCGTGTTGATGACATCTATAGGAACACATCTTGGGATGAGGAGTTCAAAGGTTATGGTGTGCAAATCCATCAG aTTATTATCAACAATAAGCCGACCCCGGTAGCCGCGGGTGAACTCCACTTCAACATGGAAGGTAGTCCGGTTAAGGGCAAAGACGTGTGGGATGTGAAGAAACTCCTGGAG CAATTCAGCAGAGACATTGCTGACAATGCGTCCCAGGTGTGTCTGGCACATCTCTTCACCTACCAGGACTTTGACGAGGGCACCCTGGGACTGGCGTATGTGGCCCCCTCCAAACAGGGCTTCCCTGGCGGCGTGTGCTCTGATA AGTGCACTCCCTCATCAGGTGACCAGAAAGCCATATACCTAAACACTGGGCTAACTAGCACAAAGAATTATGGGAAAACTATACTGACAAAG GAGGCCGACCTCGTCACCACTCACGAGCTGGGTCATAACTTTGGCGCGGTGCACGACCCGGACGACGTTCCGTACTGCGCACCCCGTGACGACCAGGGAGGGAAATACGTCATGTACCCCATCGCTGTCAGCGGGGACCACTCCAACAACAag CTCTTCTCCAACTGTAGCAAGATGTCCATCCTGAAGCGACTCAGGGCCAAGGCGCCCTCTTGCTTTCGTGTGCGGAACAGCAGCGTGTGTGGCAACTCGCGCgtagaggatggagaggagtgtGACCCCGGACTTCTGCACCTCAGCAATGACCCCTGTTGCACTGCTAACTGCAAACTCCGGCCTGGGAAACAGTGCAG tgATCGTAACAGTGCCTGCTGTAAAGACTGCGTGTacgagagaaaggggaaggCCTGTCAGGAGCCCATCAATGCCACCTGTAAGGGGATGTCTTACTGCACAG GGAACGACAGTGGGTGTCCGCCTCCAGAGAACGCTCCAGACGAGACGGTGTGCGTGGACAACGGCCAGTGTCGGAGCGGAGACTGCATCCCCTTCTGTGTGGCCTTCGCCAGGCTGGAGCCCTGTGCCTGCAATG AGACGAAGAGCTCCTGTAAGGTGTGCTGCCGGATTAGGAATGGGCTGTGCACCCCCTACCGCGATCAGAAGAGCCATTTCCTGTTTCTGCGCAAAGGCAAACCCTGCACCGTAGGCTTCTGCGATGGGAAC GGGAAATGCATGAAGCAGGTGCAGGATGTCATTGAGAGACTGTGGGATTTCATCGAAAAATTGGACATCAACACATTTG GGAAGTTCCTGGCAGACAACATTGTGGGTTCAGTGATCGCTTTCTCCCTGCTCATCTGGATCCCTCTCAGTATTCTGGTGCACTGTGTG GACAGGAAACTAGACCAGCAGTATGAGCTGAAGACCAAGTCTCTGTTTTACCCCAGT AATGCTGAGATTCTGAGCAGTCTGGATTCTGCCTCCTTGCACATCTTCAAGCCTCCTCCCACCTTCCTGTCCGCCGCCGCCCCCCGCTTCCAGGCCTCAGGGCCCCTGCAGACCAGCACCCCCCCGGCCCTGAACCCGACCCCCGTCCTGGGCCCGTTTATCCCCGCGCCCGAGACTCCCCGCATGGCCACCATCCAGGAGGACCCCAGCTACGACTCGCCGCTGGACGAGCAGGTCCTGGAGGAGGACTTCTCCTCCGGAAGCACGGCGGCGCGCTCCTTCGAGGACCTGACCCGGGGCTCTCCCGCCAGTGCTGTGCGCAGCGACAAAGCCAAATCATTCCGGCTGCAGAGACAAGCACGCCTCAACAGCAAAGAGACAGTATGCTAa
- the LOC105897063 gene encoding LOW QUALITY PROTEIN: 14-3-3 protein beta/alpha-B-like (The sequence of the model RefSeq protein was modified relative to this genomic sequence to represent the inferred CDS: deleted 1 base in 1 codon) has protein sequence MDRTELIQKAKLAEQAERYDDMAASMKEVTELGVELSNEERNLLSVAYKNVVGARRSAWRVISSIEQKTEGNEKKLQMVKEYREKVETELRDICNDVLELLTKFLIEKSTNPESKVFYLKMKGDYFRYLAEVATGDNRKETITNSQGSYQEAFDISKGEMQPTHPIRLGLALNFSVFYYEILNSPEQACSLAKQAFDEAIAELDTLNEDSYKDSTLIMQLLRDNLTLWTSDSAADEGEEERQEKEEVREETQETQPITRRTKHLH, from the exons ATGGATAGGACGGAGCTTATTCAGAAGGCCAAGCTGGCGGAGCAGGCGGAGCGCTACGACGACATGGCTGCGTCCATGAAAGAGGTGACAGAGCTGGGAGTGGAACTGTCGAACGAGGAGAGAAATCTGCTTTCTGTCGCTTACAAGAACGTCGTCGGCGCGCGGAGATCGGCCTGGAGGGTCATTTCCAGCATCGAACAGAAGACCGAGGGCAACGAGAAGAAGCTTCAGATGGTGAAGGAATACCGCGAGAAGGTGGAAACTGAGTTGAGAGATATCTGTAACGATGTGCTG GAGCTTTTGACCAAATTTTTGATTGAGAAATCCACAAACCCTGAGAGCAAAGTGTTCTATTTGAAGATGAAGGGAGACTACTTCAGATATCTTGCTGAAGTTGCCACAGGAGATAACAGGAAGG AGACGATAACCAACTCGCAGGGATCCTACCAGGAGGCTTTTGACATCAGCAAGGGCGAGATGCAGCCCACGCACCCCATCCGTCTGGGCCTGGCCCTCAACTTCTCCGTCTTCTACTACGAGATCCTCAACTCCCCGGAGCAGGCCTGCTCCCTGGCTAAGCAG GCATTTGATGAAGCCATCGCTGAGCTGGATACGCTGAATGAAGATTCCTACAAAGACAGCACACTGATCATGCAGCTACTGAGAGACAACCTCACA TTATGGACCTCCGACAGCGCCGCTGATGaaggtgag gaggagaggcaggagaaggaggaggtgagggaggagaCGCAGGAGACGCAGCCGATAACTAGGAGAACAAAACACCTCCACTAA